The nucleotide window ttatatgtcctgttggagctgctagatgcagccactgactgaatctatgttcctcttgtggagcttggcatagcagaggtccacatgtggccagatgtggtgaaacagctgcagaaagtgctcagcaatgctaagtctgctaaaaacaacttagctccatgctattgtctcgatggctgcagctttctgtttgcattttttcagagagattttttaggtctcgttcccctgtcgttgtccacaacgcttcggtgctgacactttgaaacagcaaacagataaagcaataaaaggaataactcacactgcatccagctagccagctccgtttatcataacagcagcgggagaaactctcagctcctccatcacctgctgctgctttatcctctttctctcttgtagtgaaagtcttgtgaaattatgtttttgtagagaaattacaaaataatcttctttaatttccgcggctccactttaacatCATCTTTTGAACCTaacgtcagcaggagtttgggtgacagcagctgacgggagggcgtgaatgacagccagaactgtccaatcacagtagattaaaaaacatgaaacaacaacaattcgctgccaataaaagtgggcgtgtcccttgggaaacgtgacgcaggccaatgagagagcagcctcaggtcatgtgcttgtcaaaagtttgagggcttgcattgactcccattaggccggcgccGCGCATAcgggaagtacatatagaaattaataaaatacaatttggaatcgatttataatgaatgctgacaggcgctgagagactaacaggcgcattttacaagcaaatactttttatttcataatgatttagcattatctaattaatttatatttaatatgtttaagtagactttctctagattattggatggggcggcgcattgaccagccgccactgagTGCAACTCTTCAGGACTTTCAACATGTGATCAGACCAAACagatcaaattcaaattctgatagtgaaaccaGACATTTCACGGGTGGTGTGATGCTCACTCAGATGTCTCTTTCACATTGTAAGTCTATGGGAAAAGTCTTTCTGGGCCCAGTAGCATCATGTAATGTTATAAATACACAGTTTGGCtgctatgtcaaattggcttcaaagccaaCCGTCAGAGCACTCGACTCCTGTTGCTTCTATCTATTGAGTGTTGTAGTGCTATAGGTTGGACCCTGGGTTTTCTTACCTGTGGCTGACTGTGTTAACCTGTGTAACAGAAATTAAATTAtcagctttgaaaaaaaacttttattccAATTATGAATTACAAATATATGACAGTGCCTCCTCTTAGCAGGCTTGTAACTTTGAATCAGTAATTTTGAATCCCACTTAGACATGCTTTGAAATACTATTCCCTTTTTAAACTCAAATCACAccttaatgaaatgtaaatacagtgctgcttgaaagtttgtgaacactttaaaatgttctctatTTTTGCATAAACATGACCTGAAACACGATTAGATTTTTACAGTCCTTAAACTAGACAAAGAGAACCTGATTAAACAAACGATTTGACCGGAGTGACCAGCTGATCCAATGACACAACAGAATAGATGATAATGGGGAGAGAGGgtaaaaaatcatttatttattgagaaaaaatattatatcTTCTTCTATCTTTGCTATTTGTGTGAGGTAAGAATATGTGAACCCTTATTTTCAGTAATGATCATTTTTCACATCAATAACTTCAACAGAACATTACTGGTAACTGTTTATCAGCCCTGCACATCTGCTTGGATGAATTTTAGCCTGTTCCTCCTCACAGAACAGATGTTGGGCTTCTTGGCATGAGCTGCCTGCCAGGTCCTTCCACAGTATTTCTGTAGAATTAAGATCAGGACTTTGACTTAGCTGTTCCAAAACAgaactttattttactttggtAGAacaacttgtgtgttttttcatgacCCACTTCCTATTAATCTCCAGGTCATGGACGGATACCTTGACATTTTCTTGTAGAATTTGCTTGAACAACTCAGAACTCAAAGCTCTATCAATGTTTGCGAGCTGTCCTGGTCCAGACGCAACAAAGCAGACCCAAACCATGATACTATCAGCACCCAATGGTTAACAGATGAGAGGAGGTTCTTATGTTGCAATGCAGAGTTTGCTTACTGCCCAACAAAACCCTTCTCATTCAAGTTGAAAGGCTTGATTTTGGTCTCATCCATCCACACAACATTGTTCCagtcaccccccctcccccattgaaattaaaaattaaaataagggATTGATAATGGTTTCATTCTCTGTCACATAATTCTAATCAAACCCCATCacacttactgtatataaactGTTGGTGTGAATCAGGTGGGAAAAGCACTGGGATCAGCACTCTGGACAGCGCTGCTAAGGGGACGTTGTCTATTCAGCAGCATTTGATAAGTCTTTTTCACAGCTGATATATTGAACAGACATAGCAAGAAAAGCATGTGTAACATTGTATAGATAAGATATAGTACAGAGTAATACAGAGGTAGATGTTAGGTTTGGTGTAATcaaatcagctgttttcacaaaGTTTGAAAAGCCTTGATCGGTGGCTAACACAGACCATCTATTAATCCATTTCcacagtttgacagtttgagaTCAGTCATCTACACCAGAGTTATAATTGTGGTGTAATATAACTTACAGCATGAACTGGACCTTCCTTCCAGAGTATTtcaaaaactagaaaaaaaaatagaatttcTGCAAAAAGCAGCATACACCAGAGAGGATGGTCCTGGAAACACTTCATCAACCTGTCCAGATTTCTACTCAAGTCAAAGTAGCAAAAGTGTACAACAATGCCATCTTGAGGTACACACAGTGGATGCAGGTTTCAAAATAAGGGGCACTAATTGAGCAAAGGAACTTCTCACACTGCAAAAGCCAACATATAATACACATGACAACTCAACTCCCACAAATAGGCTTAGAGCTGTATCATATCATCAAATAAACTCATCCACAATATGTAAATACGTGTGTATTACATTATCTGGtcaccaaatcacaacatatTATACTACTGAATGCACAGAAAGAATAATGGTTCTTACTATTAGAGATTCTTTCTTGAGTTTCTCTTTACAAAGTCAGAGATCAGGTGTTCAAAGTCCAGCTCCTTCACAAACTCGGACTGGAGGCATGAAAGAGAGCGCTGAAAGCCTCCTTACTACGAATAAGACTTTATTGACGggacgtttttttttattgcagccgcttctttctcttccttttttctttcttttgcctTCCCCACTGGGCTTGTGGTTACAGCTGGCGCTGTCCATTTCCTGCAAAGTGATCAATTTTCCCACACACTAGTTGATACAAACTAACCACAGTGCATTGTGAACTGCTAAACCAATTGTCACTTGCAGAGCCGTCAAACTGAGAAATGATCaagtcaatcatgagacttgGTTTTCTTTGCACAAAAGCgacaataattatcaacatcaagagatcATTGAGGAACCCTTTCTGATGAAGGGCCCAGATTGCCCGTATGGAAGAGCCGGGCCAATTTGGGGTGAAGTTTAAGGTTAAGCACCCCAGAGGACGACTGGTTGGGGTTATGGGGGAAGGGAAACACATCTGACTTCGACATAACACCGGTAGCCATGATAGTCCGTGGCTATACTCTACTGGGGTCACCTGTACATCCCGCCCCTCTACCTTTCCAATTGGCTGACAATTTGGTAACCAATGCaattaatccttacatactgttcatattcggGCATTTCACAATATatcctcataattagtctttatacatcattttgaaaccacaaatcattcatgaacgtctcatcagtcattaataagtTGGTGATAAATCCTCAATGAAGCTTTCAGTGAGAAGAGAGACTTACTCTTTTAGTTGATGGAGAAAAAGTATTTACAATCACACTGTATAATGGTCCAACATTATATAACACTGGAGAACATAATGCTTTcaatgaatgatgaaaaaactAGATTTTTGAATGGTGGTTTTGGAATTTTTTAATAAGTATATTAGTCATTTGTGGCTAAAAGGAAGgtgttttaaggtgtttttcaaaatgtgttcaaattttaaaaatgggtGAAATTAGTAGGCTATGTAGCCTAAGGGTTATACAAATATCAAGATGGACAACCTTATGCCCATACGCAAACACGCATCGGCAAACATCGCCAAAAAGGGCAGCCAGTCCccacatttaactgtaaataGACTGAAGTCCCCACAACACGAGGAATacgttgcacacacacagagagagagagagagagaaagagagagagagagagagagagagagagagagagagagagagagagagagagagagagtgagagtgtgatGTGCGCAGTCACAAGATAGGCTGTCTAGCATTAGATAGCGCTGTCAGAATTCCAGAGGTGTGTATATGAGCTGAAGTGATCTGCACTAGTACAAAGGTAAGTGTGGATAAAAGGAATTATTCACTTTACAGAAATATGTCATGTTTGAGAAGGAAGTAGTCTGAAATAAGTAATGTGTCATTACAAGGTGTGGCGTCGTAATATTTAAACTGCGACCCagaaaagaaagatgtttgGCTTTTACAGATTTTTGTGCACTATATATCCAAACCGGGGTGAGGTCTCAATAACAACATCATGATGACGTAgaaatccctttttttcttgtttctccAGAACTTGGAGTTAAGTTTCGTTTTTGCACAAGCCTCACAACGGACAAAATGGACGAGAGTCAGTTCTCTCTGATGAGTCTGGAGGACGAGTTGACCTGCAGTATCTGTCTGAGCACCTTTGACAGTCCGGTGACCATCCCCtgtggacacaacttctgcCAGGATTGCCTCATCGCCTCCTGGGAGGACACCTACTACAGCTGTCCTCAATGTCGGACCCATTTCGACATCAAACCggaactgaagaaaaacacGGTCCTCAGCACCGTCGTGGAAACCTTCAGAGCCAGCTCGAGCCAGAGCGAGGTCGGCCTGtccgaagaggaggaggaagaggaggaagacgaggatgaggaggagggggaggacaGCCCCGAAGAAGATGAAGTCCTACGCTGTGATACATGTATGGAAGCAGAAGCGTCCAAGACCTGTCTCACCTGCATGGCATCTTTCTGTGAGGAACACCTGCGGCCGCATCTGGAAAATCCAAAGTTAAGTCTCCACCAGCTGAGCGAGCCTCTCCACGACCTGATGGAGCGTATCTGCAAAGACCACCACAAGATGATGGAGTTCTACTGCACCCAACATGACCGCCTGATCTGCAGCGTCTGCCTCCAAGTACACAAAGATTGCAACTACATATCTCCTGAGGAGCAGAGGAACCTGAaagaggtgtgtatgtgtgtgtgtgtgtgtgtgtgtgtgttgaagtaaATATTGTGTGATACCAGATAGAAATCAATCACTAGCGTTTGAATCAGTCaagattttaaatacatttgagcatcagaaaaacatttgaacaaTAAGAAGTTGACACTAATGATGCCACATAGAGAGTGATGCTACAGGAATAAAGCAGATAGTGTTTACAAAAGGCATCATTTGCATTGTGCTCCAGGCCTCTGGACTCTGGCAAGTGATAGGCTTATTGCcatataaaacaataactgTGCATTATATCTGTCTTTGTAGTCTGACCTGAGAAACAAGTTGAGCCTGCTGGATGGGAAGATCGAGAAGACCGACAAAACTATatttcaaataaacaacatgCAGGGCAAACTGAAGGTAATTTTTATAGAGTGAAATTTCCCAAATTATTCACATGAGCACTTACCAACTGGAAAACAAGTGAATTATTGAATCATTTCAAAATCTCCACTCCACTGGCTCCCATTTTTCTCCTTGCCCACAGGAAGCGGCCACCAATAGGAAGACAGCATTGGCAGCCGTGTACCAGGCGATGCGGGACATGTTGACCCAAGAGGAGCGCGAGGCCCAGCATGCGGTGGACCGCGAGCTGGAGATCGGTTTGACCAAACACAGGGACTTCCTGAAGAAGTTCACTGAGAACACTGAGATTATGAGAAAAGCCAAAGATGATATCAACAGTCTGCTGAGTCAGTCTGAAACCCTGCCCTTTCTACAGGTGGGGAAACAACTGTCATAGAAAGATAAAGTAGGGGAAGGGGTAAAGGGGACATTAATGTTCAGCCCAAAAATAATCAGACAGAATTTATTGTACAGAGAGGAATCGCAGTTCAAATGAGAACATTCCTCATTATTGAATAGACTTGGAATTTTCAGAATTATTTAAAGGGCCCCTGCATACCTTCTATAGCATGGCTGTATACTCCTAGCTCACATTTGGCAGGAAGGGCTGTATATTATTTGATTGCATGAGATGGTTCAGCCACCACAATATAAGTTTATgtttatgatatattttaacattttctgactTTCCCATTCctgtaaattaaattacatgccataaaaatatacatttcctGTCCCTTGTTCCTCACAGGATACTTTTGACTTACCTCGGGTCGTAAATTGTGAACCTCACATACCTCGAATCAACCTGGACACCAAGAAGGTGATAGCGACACAGACCTTTGCTTCTGGCCTTAAGGGACATCTGAGCAAGCTCTTTAAACAGCCTGTTGAGGACAGACTACCACTAGTTAAAACAGGTGAGTGTGCTAGTGCATTTGTAGTGGGATATTTCACATTTGGATATTTGTTCTGAAAGTATTGTAGTATCCAATTCTGACTGAGTTTTTTTGATCTTCACAGGGGAACAAGCAGCTTCTGTCTCAGAAGGTGCAAGTAATGAACCAGAGCGGGAATCTGGTATGTTCATCTCTatagaagacagacagacagacagataaatggAGTAGTTCATTCATCCCAAAGGGAAATTGCACTGTTACAGCAGCCAAATTACACATAAGaatcacaaaacaaacagtaaaaggACACTCAAAAAGGTAGCAACGAGTAATAAACATGTATAACTAAAATCTAAAACTGAACtcgaatttaaaaaaaaaaaaaaaaataggaccATATTCTAAGTTGATATATTTACTGTGTCAGCACCAGATAATATTCTGTACAGGGATAGTTTTCCAAGTCTTGTAGATAACTGAACACGTATACTGGCAGCAAACGtaatttttgatttttattatatcaACAATTTGTGTTCAGTGACTTTGAAGTCcgaaaaaagtgaaatttaatCAAGTCACATACGTAATACATTTCTAAAATCTAGAATATTTTCTTAGAATGattctttaatatttaaacaaacatttcttgCAGCATGTTGTATACACAGTTTGATAAACTTAAAGGTATGTAGGGGTTTTAATTACATGCCTCCATGCGGGActagcattttttaaaacatgactcTCTACAATGTGATGAAACGTTTCCTGTTCTTGTTTCAGAAACGCCAGAGCCTCCACCACAGAGAAATCCTCCCAGGTCCCATAGTCCAGGTCGTCCACCCATCCAGCCATACTTCCACCCAGCACCTGGTTTTCCTTTTATGGGGTCTCACCCAGGCTGGAATCCACCCCAGCATTCAATGGCTGGGCCACACAGCGGCTTCTTTATGGCTCCTCCTCGCTTTATGGGAGGCCACAGACCAAGTAAGTCACTACCGCCAGCTGTGTTTGCTTCACCCTAAACTATTTGGTGATGCAACCTTAGAgaaaagtgtatgtgtgtttatagaaATCTGTTTATATGtgaattaatgttaaaatattctaTTAGTTAGATGTTAACAGCCAGTTTTGCCAGCAGCAGATTTTCAGGTGCCACAAGTCTTATCTCGTGTTTTTTGCTCATCTCTCAATTCTCCAATCAATActgctttttttcctgcaaTCCCCTTGATGAGACCTTAGCCAAGAGAGACaccagacagagagaaacatcagGAGGTGAAGGCAGAGCTTTTAAGTACAGCGAATAAAAGGAAGTGAGCCAGAACTATCACACAGGAAGGAAACCTAAAGAAACTGAAGTTGAAGGCACTATAAAATAGGATTTATTGATACTAAATTGGCATTCtaatcaaacagaaataaacttAATACTAATACTGATAATAAACTAATACTTAATACTGATTAAATACTCACCTCACAGGTGGATTTTGAACAAAAcctgaaaggaaaacaaaaataattacaagagaaaagttgatttatttatttaattattttacacgTGTTGtataattgttgttgttatatatGGTGAATGTTGTTATGGgaaaattataagaaaaaagaactgataaatgaaagaaagaaaaaaaatgttccttacCTTTTCAATAACAGTGAAGTGTTGTTTCCCCTTTGCTGCCTGACACCAATTTCTCCTGAGCAATTCTAATCTTCTGAGACGCTGTTCCAAATTTTGTTTTAAGTCCTCTCTTAATTTGTACTACAGAGAGGCTATATAATTAATAGCTAACTACTTCTGGTTGTCACAACAGACTGATAGCAACAATGATTGCATCATTTTTCTATAAAAACGTATGCGGTCAGAATACTCTGAAAGATGCAGTAATCAATAAGAATTCTGCAAGGTCAATCAACTAGACAAATAACAACCAGTGAAGACCAAATGATAACACAGGACACAAAAATGCAGAATTCTGCCAACTTCAGAAAAACACTACCAGGATAAATAGAAGagcaacacactcacactcagctgcaaacccaaaaacaaagatcaaaacaagacacatttttgtcatttttcctcactgccttggctttctctctctctagcttAACTTTGTTGAATTGATGTAATTAGTCTTACAAATGAGTGATGTCACACACAATTggacacataaaacatgacacaaGTAGTAAAAACAATGTGTGAAGTTCAAACTGCACCTTTTTACTCACCTGCACTCGCCAGGCTAATCGCTGTATGATGATGGCGGGATCGTCAAAttttatctctcttttctttgaGACAGTATGTGGTGTTCTCCACTTAATGAtatcattgtattttattttttattggtgACAGCAAggtgctgtaaaaaaaaaaaaaaaaaaaaaagtgatgtcacATGCATTCACCAATCAAGATTCAGCAAGCATAAgcactttcattcattttatattttattttataatatatttatatagttatTAACTCATTAAACCCACAGTTTCttttactgtgtgtgcatgtgtgtgaaaggaTAAATGAGTAGAGTGAATGGGGAACAGTTTTCCATTTTAAGAGAGACAGTAAATTTCGTTATATGTTAACATGCAATTACTATAAAggcattctattctattcaatCAAACATGATCAAACCAAAcctgctaaccctaaccctgaagaAGTAGACTGGCTGAGTTTTTGACTCTTAAACCTTACatcaattttaaaaagatgattttcTTGAACTTAGACTCGACTGTTCCTCTTTTAGCAATGTAATGTTAATACAAAAGCTTTGAAACCAACTTTTCAGGGCCtttaaaatagagaaaaatggtTGGCAGGATGATTCTCCAAGACTGTTTTTCTAATGTTTATGGTTGATGAAGAGGTGTTTAATTCTTAGAAGCCAGTATAATAAGGCTGAGTACCTGTATTGTTTCACCTcgatgttgtgtttgttgtggcACATGACGTGCTGCTGAATCTGACTCGAGACACACCCTTGGTCTTGAAGAACACTTACTAGTCCTTGTGGAAACACTGCAGTCCACAAGCCACCTGCAGGACTTTTCTCATTATTACTCAACACATTACTTTCTAAATTGGTGGTGGATTTTTTTCTAGTGATCTAATTTATTTACTATGAAGGTGTTGGCCCATTGAGCACGTCAGTAAGTATGTTAGTCTTGGAAGCTTTCCATGCACTAGGGCCAGGACCGCCTGGAGAGTAGACTGCAGGTACTTACAAACTTGGAATGTTAATCATCTGTGGCTAAAAAGTGCCATTTTTGCTCTGAATTTGCACAATGTGTGTGAAATTTGATAATTTGATGATATGAGTTTttaaagagagtgtgtgtacacAAGGAGCTGCAGGTATGTGGCAGGGCTGGTTTGAGGTGCTTTTGTTATTAGAAATGTTCTCAGTTTCATTGAGTGAGCTTTCATATGAGAGTAGCCTGCAAGTATCATGGGTATAACACTCCCCAGAACAACAGTAGAGTCATAGCAGTGAGAGACTAGAGTGAACAAGACAATAAGCTTTCCAACGTTTTTAAAAGATTGTGTTCAAGGACCTCAGAAACTGGTGCTTCTATTGCTGCTAATGAGTTATTGAGTAGGACTGGATAGGCTTGAGGTGCAGCTGTTTTACAGGAAATGTTCTGACTCCCACCGATTATGATGTCAAATGTGAACCTGATGATCTTTGCCCAGTTGTTACCATGTATAACAAGTTGAGCACCTATCTGCACAGTTGCCCAGGACAGCAGTAGATTTAGCAGTGTCTGCAAGCCTTGCCAATAAAAACTCATAGCTTCAGGCCCTGCTCACCAACCCGAAGTTGGTGAGCAGTTTTGTC belongs to Scomber scombrus chromosome 2, fScoSco1.1, whole genome shotgun sequence and includes:
- the LOC133998532 gene encoding E3 ubiquitin/ISG15 ligase TRIM25-like; the protein is MDESQFSLMSLEDELTCSICLSTFDSPVTIPCGHNFCQDCLIASWEDTYYSCPQCRTHFDIKPELKKNTVLSTVVETFRASSSQSEVGLSEEEEEEEEDEDEEEGEDSPEEDEVLRCDTCMEAEASKTCLTCMASFCEEHLRPHLENPKLSLHQLSEPLHDLMERICKDHHKMMEFYCTQHDRLICSVCLQVHKDCNYISPEEQRNLKESDLRNKLSLLDGKIEKTDKTIFQINNMQGKLKEAATNRKTALAAVYQAMRDMLTQEEREAQHAVDRELEIGLTKHRDFLKKFTENTEIMRKAKDDINSLLSQSETLPFLQDTFDLPRVVNCEPHIPRINLDTKKVIATQTFASGLKGHLSKLFKQPVEDRLPLVKTGEQAASVSEGASNEPERESETPEPPPQRNPPRSHSPGRPPIQPYFHPAPGFPFMGSHPGWNPPQHSMAGPHSGFFMAPPRFMGGHRPRPDKKPHNAPGGNKPGTTGGGKPSNPGGGKPSNPGGGKPSHPGGKKPHDNPKSHSPSDKSTKQHQRPHKKN